Proteins encoded in a region of the Sugiyamaella lignohabitans strain CBS 10342 chromosome B, complete sequence genome:
- the MRC1 gene encoding chromatin-modulating protein MRC1, with protein sequence MSISELPKTPPRNRVEVNELTSSPILTPNSKLNRLLAEFDDETSDNQPSKTTANSFSLAEFKKKLTGTPAYGKNTIDSTIDNSTSLLLDENNKLNLEQEDSSQHSQFEQLNQTSQDKDQVFLDENTKHDRRQAIEEDHDDVDEDDDLFGTTASLLSNSMLFDDDDEIQPSKRKRGVLNISDNEEEEEEEEEIVITQAHDQVHVNFPIEEDEQDIPDRAVSTVASQSTGPKKELEITAKETQRLERSLELDPGSHTVKLITVDSFLANFDESDGEQDSDETNRNRDTPPTSPLAASPQRNTNKNAHKFSNKKVAPPPPPQPRRLTSFVSSGKRNVHEGSDDDDDLEVIPPTCANKITAPVKKLAALARIDLGKPRSKSSLLNSGLLAKLEAKQREQAIKDRNERVSELKARGIIVLDEEEKSKENEIVESLLERERRLAEELRKKEIGEGEGDDEDDEDFNLDEGEEEPEIGYGDAGVSADENGEDILGYDPSGSEIDEVGSNEEDNDDDDDDEEEDEEEEEEEEEEEEDNAAEEKEKPDAGESSREEVGPIVEIPSSFIVDHEDTIIPSVGRSRKIVSDDESDEDVGFIKNTQESFIQSGNTMSLGDLFESTQKVDAISNNSPQKKMQLLREAGMLNALDTEMLPPNTQVKPLPLATPDLKQLRENYLQEHSNFPMLTQLSQLPDPSQDSFSEKTQRIQDSSESEGESAPPRHHRKLVKGALKSVKSGKYDKKNSSVRGIIDEEAVESDDEWAGIGGASDDDEDDENYNLENLVDDDKKVDVATAKVQELYAEKERDRDNEQLNKIVDDVLNGGWRKRRRDGLDDLDDDEDEDYSRELQRREQKKRMKLMEEERISALANNAKASAFIDSIAEVSKTVSIFADVDDEQEYESSNVTLPTTNGATAPTEGPSKSAITTKPTKTSSKFGIESIRRQLSFLDEGKDDPNEEQTQAVQLPTIFQEESDDDLDIEKPRPTDQSMVINRLVERRSVLTRVRNEAADEIGPNRRRFTVRYDSLASNTDSTDGSSTKKTVEILQSLTTNSFSNVSRSSVVVKAQQNKPARSLVAPKKVSKVLSESRKNSKSLFSKGTWM encoded by the exons ATGTCTATATCAGAATTACCCAAAACACCACCCCGTAATAGAGTGGAAGTAAACGAGCTGACAAGTAGCCCTATTTTGACTCCAAACTCAAAGTTAAATAGGTTACTTGCTGAGTTCGACGATGAAACTAGCGACAATCAACCGTCCAAAACAACAGCTAATAGCTTTTCCCTGGCTGAATttaaaaagaaattgaCGGGTACTCCCGCATACGGCAAGAATACAATTGATTCGACTATCGACAACTCAACTAGCTTGCTGTTAGACGAGAATAACAAACTAAACTTAGAGCAAGAAGACTCGAGCCAGCATTCGCAATTCGAACAATTGAACCAAACCTCGCAGGACAAAGACCAAGTTTTTTTGGACGAAAATACCAAACATGATAGAAGACAAGCTATTGAAGAGGACCACGACGATgtcgacgaagacgacgactTATTTggaacaacagcatcattATTATCTAATTCCATGCTctttgatgatgacgatgaaatCCAGCCttcaaagagaaagagaggTGTTCtaaatatttctgataatgaggaagaagaagaggaagaagaagaaattgtTATAACACAAGCTCATGATCAGGTTCACGTGAATTTCCCaatagaagaagacgaaCAAGACATTCCAGATAGAGCGGTATCAACTGTAGCATCCCAGAGTACGGGCCCCAAGAAA GAACTCGAGATCACAGCTAAGGAAACCCAGCGGTTAGAAAGAAGTTTAGAGCTTGATCCTGGATCTCATACCGTCAAGTTAATCACTGTTGATAGTTTCTTAGCAAACTTCGATGAAAGTGATGGAGAGCAGGATTCGGATGAAACCAATCGTAACCGAGACACGCCTCCTACTAGTCCTCTGGCTGCCAGTCCACAGAGAAatacaaacaaaaatgcACACAAATTCAGCAACAAAAAAGTAGccccacctccaccaccacaaccTCGTAGACTGACAAGCTTTGTCAGTTCCGGAAAGCGAAATGTACACGAGGGTtcagatgacgatgatgatttaGAGGTTATTCCACCCACATGTGCAAATAAGATTACTGCCCCAGTCAAAAAACTTGCAGCACTGGCTAGAATAGATTTAGGCAAACCTAGGTCAAAGAGTAGTTTGCTTAACAGTGGACTACTGGCAAAGCTAGAGGCCAAACAGCGTGAGCAAGCCATTAAAGACCGTAATGAGAGAGTCTCTGAATTAAAGGCACGCGGAATCATTGTGctggatgaagaggagaagTCGAAAGAAAACGAAATTGTTGAATCTCTTTTAGAAAGAGAACGGCGACTAGCTGAAGAGTTGCGAAAGAAGGAAAttggagaaggagaaggtgatgacgaagatgatgaagatttCAATTTGGACgaaggtgaagaagaacctgAAATAGGGTATGGTGACGCTGGAGTCAGTGCTGACGAAAATGGGGAGGATATATTGGGTTATGATCCATCTGGGAGCGAAATTGATGAAGTTGGGAGTAATGAGGAAgacaatgatgatgatgatgatgatgaagaagaagacgaagaagaagaggaggaagaggaagaggaagaagaagacaatgcagcagaagaaaaagaaaagccTGATGCTGGCGAGTCTTCCAGAGAGGAGGTTGGTCCCATTGTTGAAATTCCTAGTAGTTTCATTGTTGACCATGAGGATACTATTATTCCAAGCGTCGGTCGTTCGAGAAAGATAGTCTCAGATGACGAGtcagatgaagatgtgGGTTTCATTAAAAATACTCAAGAATCTTTTATTCAGTCTGGAAACACGATGTCTCTTGGTGACCTATTCGAATCTACTCAGAAAGTAGATGCCATCTCTAATAATTCACCCCAGAAAAAGATGCAGTTACTTAGAGAGGCAGGTATGCTTAATGCACTCGATACTGAGATGCTACCTCCAAATACACAAGTAAAACCTCTACCACTAGCAACGCCCGATCTGAAACAGCTTAGGGAAAATTATCTTCAGGAGCACAGCAATTTCCCGATGTTGACTCAATTATCACAATTGCCCGATCCCAGTCAGGATTCATTCTCAGAGAAGACACAAAGAATTCAAGATAGTTCCGAGTCGGAGGGCGAATCAGCACCTCCAAGGCATCATCGCAAGCTTGTAAAAGGAGCACTAAAATCTGTCAAATCAGGTAAATACGACAAGAAGAATAGTTCTGTTCGAGGTATCATAGATGAGGAGGCTGTTGAATCAGATGATGAATGGGCAGGTATTGGCGGTGCaagtgatgatgatgaagacgatgaaaaCTATAATCTGGAAAAccttgttgatgatgataagaAGGTAGATGTAGCAACAGCCAAAGTCCAAGAATTGTATGCCGAAAAAGAACGAGACCGTGATAACGAACAGCTCAATAAGATTGTTGACGATGTTTTGAATGGAGGGTGGAGAAAGCGACGAAGGGATGGACTTGATGATctggatgatgatgaggacgaAGACTACAGCCGTGAATTACAGCGTCgagaacagaaaaagagaatgaaacTGATGGAGGAAGAACGTATTTCAGCATTAGCAAATAATGCCAAAGCATCTGCGTTTATAGATTCCATTGCTGAAGTGTCTAAGACGGTATCTATCTTCGccgatgttgatgatgaacaAGAATATGAGAGCAGTAATGTGACTTTGCCTACGACTAATGGTGCTACTGCCCCCACAGAAGGACCATCGAAATCCGCCATAACTACAAAACCTACAAAGACAAGTTCCAAGTTTGGCATTGAATCCATTCGTCGCCAGCTTTCATTTTTAGATGAAGGCAAGGATGATCCTAATGAAGAGCAAACGCAAGCTGTGCAACTTCCCACAATCTTCCAAGAAGAATCAGATGATGATCTCGACATTGAGAAACCGCGTCCTACTGACCAGTCGATGGTCATTAATCGACTCGTTGAACGTAGATCTGTATTAACTCGGG